Proteins encoded within one genomic window of Tachysurus vachellii isolate PV-2020 chromosome 16, HZAU_Pvac_v1, whole genome shotgun sequence:
- the spx gene encoding spexin prohormone 1, with the protein MFAAYALVFILLSSLVSQACSAPRGRFQRRNWTPQAMLYLKGTQGRRFVSVDRNEGDVFDTLHLETQDENTENLRVSKAATVLLNFLQQAKDEGMDNGLFLQDAPVWKRDYF; encoded by the exons ATGTTTGCAGCTTATGCGCTGGTGTTCATCTTGCTGTCTTCACTTGTCTCTCAGGCTTGCAGCGCTCcgagg gGCAGGTTCCAGCGGCGTAACTGGACTCCTCAGGCCATGTTGTACCTCAAAGGCACAC AAGGACGGCGCTTCGTGTCGGTGGACAGAAACGAGGGCGACGTTTTTGACACGCTCCACTTAG AAACACAGGATGAAAACACAGAGAATCTGAGAGTCTCCAAGGCGGCGACGGTGCTCCTCAACTTCCTCCAGCAGGCCAAAGACGAAG GAATGGATAACGGACTATTTTTGCAAGACGCACCAGTTTGGAAAAGAGACTACTTCTGA